Within the Arachis duranensis cultivar V14167 chromosome 10, aradu.V14167.gnm2.J7QH, whole genome shotgun sequence genome, the region taattaaataaaaataattattcacataaaaatatttttgtctaaaaataataatcaagaTATTAGCATATATTATCTTAAATACTTTAGTTAAATATGTCAATtatctaataatatttaattattatctttacataaaaaatatatttttacatcTATAATAAGTgctaaaacaaattaaatagttaatatttaatttaaaaatataaaaaataataaatgttaaatatttaaaatttattataaaaaaaattcagtaaAAATTTAACACCAAAAAATAAGGCACAAATTCCCCATAACAATTAAAAAGTGAGTTTCATCAGCACCTGCAGAAAAATTGAATCGCACTCCAAAAAGCACtagaatttagttttaaaactcACTTAACAAAGTATAAAACTCAAACTTCATATAATTATGACAAAACAAAACCTAGTCCTTATTTCAGAGCAAATACATACATGGTGAAAATCAAGTGTAGTCAATTTCACGTAAAGTTAATAGTTAAGAGTTGTTAAacgatttgattaaatttttctcTAAtgacttttaattattaacttcacTTGAAATTGACTGCACTTAAATTTCAACCTATATACAAATTGAAGAATAAACAAGAAACTATTACATACATTATCATCACATATCATTCATTATTCATTTAAGGTGAAAACTCATGtgtagtcgacttcacgtgaagttgataactaagagtcgttagataatttgactgatttgactaaattttcatgtaATGGCtcttaactatcaactttacgtgaagtcgactgcacctgagttttcatcTTCGTTGTTTAATTTCCACTACTTTGTGACAATGCTAGAACAccattattttgattttcttcatccaaattcaattggttctccttctccttattattattatgatcaCGTAGCTTTGCAATGTCATAAGAAGCATGCAATCCCACAAGCAAGTAATACACAACCAAAATCAGAGTCCAATATCCAAATCTCTTAAACGAAGCCATATCCAAAGAACCAAGAAGGAAAATGTTGATTCCAACAGAAGCTGATGGCAACAATGGAACCCATGGAACACCCCAAATCTTTGCCTTCTTTGCAATGGGAACCAAGATCCAAATCCCCATTGTTCCAACCAACCAGAGGGGAACCGTGACGGCATAACCAAACCACCCTTCAGTGCGAGTCCAGTAAACCGCAGAGGCAACAGAGGAACCCACAATGAGACTAATGCAGACACAGAATTTTGCCACGTCGGATTTCTTGGTGGCTCCGTGGGCGTAGTGGCGGCGAACCAAGAGGGCTATTGCCACcaaagagaagaggaagagagttGAGATTGAGAGGAGGTTTGCGAGGACATCGAGGCTTGTGAAGAAGGCGATAATGGCGGTGGCGAAAAGCATGATGGTTGTTGCATTGATTGGTGTCCCTGTTCTGGGATTCACCCGAGCCAACCATGATGGTAACAAATGAGATCTTGCAATGTGTGTGAGGTacctgatgatgatgacaatGAAAGGATACACTGGATAActtttagataatttaattaatgaaaAGTACAGCTAAATAATGaaatactaaataatgtgaataatggaTATATGGTTGTTTAATTCAATAAGTATTTagatgattatgtttattatttttaattggatagttattttttttattcaatttattcaTATACAGTTAATAATGactggatgttcaattcactacGTGTGCAGATGATTATTCTAATGTTAATAAGGTTTATGAAATAATTTAAGGCTggaatattttttactttattagaTCAATTCTAGAattcattattcacattgtttataaaaatcattatctacCTAATAAAACCCTTCTGTTAATATTTTAGAAAACTCTTTTTCAGTCTTGGCCTCTTGACttgatattatattttttgatcAATGTGTAATTAACACTTAGGTTATAAGGATGGAATATTAAGACAGAAATATATGAGACATAAACAGAAATATTATGTATAGAGATACTGAATTAATGTATTTTGTATCCATCCTGACATGAAGGACACAGCTAACAAagatcataatttattttttattttttttattattcttattaattttttataattatatttttcttttcaaattttNNNNNNNNNNNNNNNNNNTTTTAtagtttgttttagtttatcatcaaactaaatataagaacataaaattttatatttctattctttatatcttattttcaatatcttattttatcctattttcaaaaacaaatacaACCTTAAAAAACACCCTCAAGAACACCCTCAAGGCTTCGAACACCAATACAATCAGAGAAAACAATAGCctaagaaaaaaattcaagcACAAATTACAGTTATTACAGCACTATTActgatataaaaatatctttatgttaaaaataataattgataatatttaaataatttaatatatttaactaaattttttaatataatgtgTTCTAAAAGATTGATTGTTCGTTCTacgaaataaaaaataaagattttatttGGTAAAAATTCCatcaaaacttcttttaaaaaatgtgtAAAATTCGTCCATTTCTCAAGAACAATAATTAAGAAACCCATACATTTATTTGGATTTGAAACCTACATACTTATTAGCTAtcatctttaaataaaaatataattatatatgaaaaaatataaatagacaatgaaaatattaaacaatgtgaataatgaatatatcggatgtttattttaatattaaaatttaaatgaataaTTTGAATGTGTAgtgtattttgatttgattggtgGTTGTTCATTGTTCAAAAAAGTTATTGGTTAGCTATAAGTAGAGGTGGAAACTCAGATGCAATCGATTTTACGtgaaagttgatagttgagaatcCTTAGATGATTTatctaatttgactaaatttttatctaacaactctcaactatcaatttcacgtgaagtcaaTTGCACCTGAATTTCAATATAATCAGATGAAAACACATATTTGCAGGTATGTAGAAACAAATAAATTCTTGGCACAATAATAAATTAGGgtatgaaaagtaaaagatttCTTCAGTTTTTGTAAGTTGAGAAATGGGAGTATCTATAGCAGTACCTTGCTTGTCCCACCGCACCAACAAGAAGAACACTGGTCATCCCTTTCAAGGCTCCAAGGGCAACAATGTACTTTCCCCATCTCAACCCCGCCGCTTCAAACGCAACGGAAAACGCAGCGTTCTCATCAACTTTGCTATAGTTCTGCATCAGACACAGTGTAACCGCCATCATGCAGTATATCAATGTAGTCATCACCATCGATCCAATTAGCCCAATCGGTATGTCCCTTCCAGGATTCTTCGTTTCCTCCGCCATGGTGGAAACCGCGTCGAATCCCACGTAAGCGAAGAACAAAACCGCCGCGGATTGGAAGATGCCGCGAGCTCCGAAAGGGGCAAAATCGGAATAATTTTTTGCATCGGCTTTGGTCAAGCCTGCAACTATGATGAAGAGAATGACGATGACGTGGACGAAGGAGGCGATGTAGTTTAAGCGGGAAGATGCCTTGGTGCTCAAGATTGCGAAGATGGAGACGGCGATGAGGACGAGAACGGCGAGAGGGTCGAGCTGGTTGTAGTTGTGAGGGAGGGTTTTGACTTGGATCAGGAACTTGTCGGAATCTTGGTTGCATAGGGTGGCGAAGTAAGATGTCCAGGAGCGCGCCACGGCGGCGCCGCCGATCACATATTCAAGGAGGATGTTTCCGGCTGCTATGAAGGATATGAAGTCGCCAAGCTCTACTCTCAGGTATGCAAAGGAACCACCTGATGATAATTAAGGAACCAAATTAGAATAGAAAAGTATAaggagataataaaaatattaaatgatgtaaataatgaatatatgGGATGTTCATTTCACTAAATATACATATGGTTATtctaatactaaaatttaattagataatttagatgtgtagtgtatttttatttgattggtagTTGTTCAGAAAAGTCATAGGTTACCTAGCATGaatttaatcaaaatattagaatatgTTTAATTAGGATAAAAGTGAGTGCaaattttttgtgaaaaataatttattaagagaatgaatgaatttttatttaaatttagaaattaattttaataataaaaaaacaaatttttattcgattaaatttatgtttatagactttagataattatttaagtaTGAGTTTGATTTGAAAAGTAATCATTTTTATAGGCATGACaatattgtttaaaattttcttaCATTTAatctaggtttaattactttgttggTCCTTtacgaaattttcaattaggtctttatatttttttatcttttaatt harbors:
- the LOC107471761 gene encoding cationic amino acid transporter 1-like, which encodes MNTPSRLVNRVMARSMDEVELVEAKKQSQHEMKRTLSWWDLMWFGMGSVIGSGIFVLTGLEVKNHVGPAVVLSYVISGISAMLSVLCYTEFAVEIPVAGGSFAYLRVELGDFISFIAAGNILLEYVIGGAAVARSWTSYFATLCNQDSDKFLIQVKTLPHNYNQLDPLAVLVLIAVSIFAILSTKASSRLNYIASFVHVIVILFIIVAGLTKADAKNYSDFAPFGARGIFQSAAVLFFAYVGFDAVSTMAEETKNPGRDIPIGLIGSMVMTTLIYCMMAVTLCLMQNYSKVDENAAFSVAFEAAGLRWGKYIVALGALKGMTSVLLVGAVGQARYLTHIARSHLLPSWLARVNPRTGTPINATTIMLFATAIIAFFTSLDVLANLLSISTLFLFSLVAIALLVRRHYAHGATKKSDVAKFCVCISLIVGSSVASAVYWTRTEGWFGYAVTVPLWLVGTMGIWILVPIAKKAKIWGVPWVPLLPSASVGINIFLLGSLDMASFKRFGYWTLILVVYYLLVGLHASYDIAKLRDHNNNKEKENQLNLDEENQNNGVLALSQSSGN